In one window of Paucibacter aquatile DNA:
- a CDS encoding major capsid protein, whose translation MNKMFARVVANKKARAGLVAVGSLVGSTASHAAIDTTAAVATITEAGAAVLVIGLAVFGVVVATKVFKWMARAA comes from the coding sequence ATGAACAAGATGTTCGCTCGCGTTGTCGCAAACAAGAAGGCTCGCGCTGGCCTGGTTGCCGTTGGCTCGCTGGTTGGCTCCACCGCTTCCCATGCTGCGATCGACACCACCGCGGCTGTTGCCACCATCACCGAGGCCGGCGCTGCCGTGCTCGTCATCGGCTTGGCCGTGTTCGGAGTGGTGGTGGCGACCAAGGTTTTCAAGTGGATGGCTCGCGCCGCTTGA